The sequence below is a genomic window from Bacteroidia bacterium.
TAGCGAAGCACCGAAGCGAAGCGCAGTGCGGAATGCCCCGACCCTTGCGTCAGCAAGGGGCACGCCCAAAAAAATAAAATAAAAAACTATTGTCAGGAATTAGAAACAATCACTTGTAGTTCAAGTAAGTCCGAAATGAGATAATCTGCTAGACCTTTAACTTCTTCTTTACCAAAGCCATACAACGCTCCAACTGCTGGTATCTGGTTTTCCTTAGCTGCTATAATATCGTGCTTTCTATCACCGACCATATAAGCCGCTACTTGGGCGTACAAATTAGTATACTTTTGAATAATAGACTTGACCATGAAAGTTTTAGTGTGGTTTTTGTCCGTAGGGGAGTGAACGTCGTCAAAATAATCTAAAAGATTGAAATGTCCTAGCACTGTTTGCCAATAGTTTACAGGTGCGTTAGTGCATAAGGCTATTTTAAAGTAATGTGTTTTTAGCCAAGTTAGCGTTTCCATCACGTTGGGGTATAACTTACCTACTTGTTTGACGGCTTCAATTTCTAGCTGTCCCAGGGTTCTCAAAATTTGTTTTCCATCGTTTTCTATGCCAAAGGTTTTTATCCATTTTAAGAAGCTATCGGGCGGTTCGCCGACCATAGCATAAATTTCTTTGCGGCTCGGTTTTCTTTGAGCTTTGTAGTGTTTGAATAAGTTTTTCATTGCAAGTTCATGAGATTTGGTTGAATTGTAGAGAGTACCATCTAGGTCAAAAATAACTAAGCGGAGCTTCATAGAAAGTAAAAATACGATTTTTAACTCTGCTTGTGCATTGAATTTTTTATTATTTTTTTGCATAGTTATGCAATTTTTAATTCCTTGATAATCAGACACTTTTTGAAAGATGTATAAAAAAAATGGTACAAAAAATTTGACTGAATGAAAAATTATGTATAAATTTGCATAGGTATAAGTTGAGGTAGGTCAGCAAAATTGTGTTAGTTGTGCAAACGATATAAAGTTCAATATTTTGTTTGGAAAATTGTGCAAAGTTTATCACTTTTGTAAATCATAATTTAAGTCATAAATTAGGTCAAAACATAAATTGAAATAGAGCGTATGAGGAGAATAATCATCATAGGATCAGCCTTAGCCTTGACCTTATGGTTTTGGGGTTGCGGTGGGGGGCTAACGAAGTACCGAAATCGTGGGGAATTAACTGGTATTTTGGATAGACCCGACTGGGATGACCCAACTCCATACGGTACAGTGTTAGTGCTGGGGGGGCAATTCCACATGGGAAATAATGAGCAAGATGTACCCAGTAGCTTAATAGCTATGGCAAGACAAGTAACCGTAAGTAGTTTTTATATGGATGACACTGAAATCACTAATAACGAGTATAGACAGTTTATTCAACTTTTACATCATGGTGCGGGCGATCCCGATGCATCAGGTTTAGGGGATAAAATGTCTGAATTAGCTCAGAACTCACAAGACTCAATCGTTATCTACAAGTATAAGACTACTTACCCTGAATTTATGGGCAGATTTCAGGGTTATGTTTACAAGCCTATTAAAGAAGATGAGAAAGAACTCGGTACAAAAGAGATTAACTGTTACCCCGATACTACTTGCTGGGAGAGAGACTTTTCTTATGCTTTTCACGATCCAATGGTAGAGAACTATTTTTGGCATCCTGCATACGATGAATATCCTGTGGTAGGTGTAAATTGGTACGCTGCAAAAGTATTTTGTAATTGGAGAACTATTCACTATAATGCATATAGAAGGTCTAGAGATAGGGCACCTATACCTCGTTTCCGTCTTCCTACCGAAGCGGAGTGGGAGTATGCAGCTCGTGGAGGGTTAGATCACAAGCTTTATCCTTGGGTTCAACCTTATCTTCGTAACGAAAAAGGATGTTTCTTGGCTAACTTTAAGCCTAACCGCGGAAACTATGTAGATGACTACTTTGAATACACTTGCAATGTAGATGCATATTTCCCTAATGAATATGGCATTTACAACGTAGCAGGTAATGTGTCCGAATGGTGTGAAGATGGATTCCACGAAACAGCTTACCAATTAACTCATGACCACAATCCTATATACAAGAATGAAAAAGAAGCACGCAAAGTTATTCGTGGAGGTTCATGGAAAGATATAGCTTATTTCCTAAGTGTAGGTACACGCAGTTATGAGTTTGCAGATACGGCAAAGTCTTTCATAGGATTCCGTTGTGTAACTTCACAGTTGGGTCGCTCACTATACGGTCGTACTACTGTAACATACTAGTTCTTTTCTTCAACTAAGTAAAAACTTAAAAAAACGAATATAACCTTCTTTGTTCAACCATTCAATAAAATCATAAAATCAATATGGCTGGAAAAAAAATATCGGGCACTGCCCTAGTTTTGCACCTAATGGCATCTATTGGTGCATCCATCGTAATCATGGGAGCGTTGTTCAAACTTATGCACTGGCCAGGTGCAGGTACAATGCTTCAAGTTGGTATGATTACCGAAGCAATCATCTTCTTAGGCTTTGCCTTCTTAGGTATTCCTAATGAAGATTGGGACTGGTCAAAGGTTTATCCTCAGCTACGTCCAGGTGGTAAAGCTACTGAAGAGAAGGCAGAAATAGACTTAAACATGATTGAACCTATCTCTGGTGATGCAGGCAAGAAACTAAATGCTTTTGTAAAAGAGCTAGACAATGCCCGTTTATCTA
It includes:
- a CDS encoding HAD family hydrolase, whose product is MQKNNKKFNAQAELKIVFLLSMKLRLVIFDLDGTLYNSTKSHELAMKNLFKHYKAQRKPSRKEIYAMVGEPPDSFLKWIKTFGIENDGKQILRTLGQLEIEAVKQVGKLYPNVMETLTWLKTHYFKIALCTNAPVNYWQTVLGHFNLLDYFDDVHSPTDKNHTKTFMVKSIIQKYTNLYAQVAAYMVGDRKHDIIAAKENQIPAVGALYGFGKEEVKGLADYLISDLLELQVIVSNS
- a CDS encoding SUMF1/EgtB/PvdO family nonheme iron enzyme, which codes for MRRIIIIGSALALTLWFWGCGGGLTKYRNRGELTGILDRPDWDDPTPYGTVLVLGGQFHMGNNEQDVPSSLIAMARQVTVSSFYMDDTEITNNEYRQFIQLLHHGAGDPDASGLGDKMSELAQNSQDSIVIYKYKTTYPEFMGRFQGYVYKPIKEDEKELGTKEINCYPDTTCWERDFSYAFHDPMVENYFWHPAYDEYPVVGVNWYAAKVFCNWRTIHYNAYRRSRDRAPIPRFRLPTEAEWEYAARGGLDHKLYPWVQPYLRNEKGCFLANFKPNRGNYVDDYFEYTCNVDAYFPNEYGIYNVAGNVSEWCEDGFHETAYQLTHDHNPIYKNEKEARKVIRGGSWKDIAYFLSVGTRSYEFADTAKSFIGFRCVTSQLGRSLYGRTTVTY